A genomic stretch from Leptotrichia sp. HSP-536 includes:
- the dusA gene encoding tRNA dihydrouridine(20/20a) synthase DusA, which yields MKGKNIVKNVISIAPMVDRTDRNFRNFVRMINRDVLLYTEMITAQAIINTKDLDYLLDFDKIENPIVLQIAATNPKEAYEAVRIAEKYNYDEINLNVGCPSDRVSGNMMGAYLMAFPEIVADIIKAMKDATDKPVSIKHRIGIDGKNILPDYFERTLLDQYEDMKNFINITEKAGVNKYIIHARIAILAGLDPKQNRSIPPLRYDEVYRVKKENPDLHIEINGEIKTVDEIDKHLKHTDSVMMGREIYDNPMILTEFGKYYGKDINITREEIIEKMIYYVENMEKQNIRPHLFLMHAHGLFHNVCGSKYWKRKINDPKADSRLLRTLLNEINYNY from the coding sequence ATGAAAGGAAAAAATATTGTGAAAAATGTGATAAGTATAGCTCCGATGGTGGACAGAACAGACAGAAATTTTAGAAATTTTGTAAGAATGATAAATAGAGACGTTCTTTTGTATACAGAAATGATAACAGCGCAGGCTATTATTAATACAAAAGATTTGGATTATTTATTAGACTTTGATAAAATAGAAAATCCTATTGTTTTGCAAATTGCGGCAACCAATCCAAAAGAAGCTTATGAAGCAGTAAGAATTGCTGAGAAATATAATTATGATGAAATTAATCTTAATGTTGGATGTCCCTCCGACAGAGTGTCTGGTAATATGATGGGAGCTTATCTTATGGCATTTCCAGAAATAGTGGCAGATATTATAAAAGCTATGAAAGATGCGACTGATAAGCCTGTTTCAATAAAACATCGTATTGGGATTGATGGAAAAAATATATTGCCTGACTATTTTGAAAGAACATTGCTGGATCAATATGAAGACATGAAAAATTTTATTAATATAACTGAAAAAGCAGGTGTAAATAAATATATAATTCATGCAAGGATAGCCATACTCGCAGGACTTGACCCAAAACAGAACCGTAGTATTCCACCATTAAGATATGATGAAGTTTATCGTGTAAAGAAAGAAAATCCAGATTTACATATAGAAATTAATGGAGAAATAAAAACTGTTGATGAAATTGATAAACATTTGAAGCATACAGATTCTGTAATGATGGGAAGGGAAATTTATGATAATCCTATGATTTTAACTGAATTTGGTAAATATTATGGGAAAGATATAAATATTACACGCGAAGAAATTATTGAAAAAATGATTTATTATGTGGAAAATATGGAAAAACAGAATATTCGTCCACATTTATTCTTAATGCATGCTCATGGATTGTTTCATAATGTTTGTGGCAGCAAATATTGGAAAAGAAAAATTAATGATCCAAAAGCAGATTCTAGACTATTGCGAACATTATTAAATGAAATAAATTATAACTATTAA
- the htpX gene encoding zinc metalloprotease HtpX, with translation MFMNTLKTGFLMLMLIVLFVIAGQALGGPRGALLGLLLAGGMSFYSYWFSDKMVINAYHGREVTLQNNPELYKMVQRLANNAQLPMPKVYVIPERQPNAFATGRNPENAAVACTAGLLELMDSNELSGVIAHELGHIKHRDILISTIAATFAGAISYIITILPYFQNNSRNNRRNNPAGTILIALLAPMAASIIQMSISRKREYMADRAGAEFSGNPLYLRNALKKLEYYSHNISMSKENPATAHMFIVNPLSHFDKLKNLFSTHPSTQDRIQKLEKMAKERHLL, from the coding sequence ATGTTTATGAATACTTTGAAAACAGGTTTTTTAATGCTTATGTTAATTGTTCTTTTTGTAATAGCTGGTCAAGCACTTGGAGGTCCGCGGGGAGCATTGCTCGGTCTTTTACTTGCAGGGGGGATGAGCTTTTATAGTTACTGGTTTAGTGATAAGATGGTTATTAATGCTTATCATGGGCGTGAAGTTACTTTACAGAATAATCCTGAATTATACAAAATGGTGCAGCGTCTGGCAAACAATGCTCAATTACCAATGCCAAAAGTTTATGTAATCCCTGAGCGTCAGCCAAATGCCTTTGCAACTGGAAGAAATCCTGAAAATGCGGCTGTTGCCTGTACTGCGGGATTGCTTGAACTGATGGACAGTAATGAATTGTCTGGTGTTATAGCTCATGAATTAGGTCATATAAAACATCGTGATATTTTAATAAGCACTATTGCCGCCACTTTTGCCGGAGCTATTTCCTATATCATAACTATTTTACCATATTTTCAAAATAACAGTCGAAATAACAGAAGAAATAATCCTGCTGGTACAATATTAATTGCTCTTTTAGCTCCAATGGCAGCTTCCATTATTCAAATGTCTATTTCCAGAAAAAGAGAATATATGGCTGACAGGGCTGGAGCCGAATTTTCAGGGAATCCTTTATACTTAAGAAATGCTTTAAAAAAACTGGAATATTACAGTCATAATATTTCAATGAGCAAAGAAAACCCAGCAACAGCGCATATGTTTATTGTAAATCCTCTTTCACATTTTGACAAGCTTAAAAATTTATTCAGCACACACCCTTCAACTCAGGATAGAATACAGAAACTTGAAAAAATGGCTAAAGAAAGACATTTATTGTAA
- a CDS encoding tyrosine-type recombinase/integrase produces MPVYYNADKKTWYAMFYAKDYKGVNKKYKKTGFKKKKEAQEYEYEFKKKISKSVNMSFNSLYELYFEDYKKRHKPTAINTVENFFKLHILPFFDNIEISKINSYMIREWQNEMLEKKNENGKLFSENSKANIYAALKSMFNWAAKYQGLNENPCKNLGAFGSKKNRSEMKIWSVDDFNKFINLLEIKNKEKDGKYTDSIIIFKILFWTGLRIGEVLALTFYDIDLKEKFIDVNKTISYINKKDYITTPKTLGSVRKVILPENLILDLKLYFSKFEKQKISKLERIFNLKKSQLRYILEKYSIQAEVEKIRLHDFRHSHASYLLFIQADITAISKRLGHDNLQTTINTYSHLYKDANKQLMKKLNTNN; encoded by the coding sequence ATGCCTGTTTATTACAATGCTGATAAAAAGACTTGGTATGCAATGTTTTATGCTAAAGATTATAAAGGTGTAAATAAAAAATATAAAAAAACTGGATTTAAGAAAAAAAAGGAAGCTCAAGAATACGAATATGAATTTAAGAAAAAAATTTCAAAATCTGTAAATATGTCATTTAATTCCCTTTATGAGCTTTATTTTGAAGATTATAAAAAAAGACATAAGCCTACTGCCATTAATACTGTGGAAAATTTTTTCAAGCTGCATATATTACCTTTTTTCGATAATATTGAAATTAGCAAAATCAATTCCTATATGATTCGGGAATGGCAAAATGAAATGCTGGAAAAGAAAAATGAAAATGGGAAATTGTTTAGTGAAAATTCAAAAGCTAATATTTATGCAGCTTTAAAAAGTATGTTTAACTGGGCTGCTAAATATCAGGGACTAAATGAGAATCCGTGTAAAAATTTAGGGGCATTTGGAAGCAAAAAAAATCGTTCTGAAATGAAAATCTGGTCAGTAGATGATTTTAATAAATTTATAAATTTACTTGAAATAAAAAATAAAGAAAAAGATGGTAAATATACTGATTCGATTATCATATTTAAAATTTTATTTTGGACTGGATTACGAATTGGAGAAGTCTTGGCACTTACATTTTATGACATTGATTTGAAGGAAAAATTTATAGATGTGAACAAAACGATTTCTTATATAAATAAAAAAGATTATATAACCACTCCAAAAACTTTAGGCTCAGTAAGAAAAGTAATTTTGCCTGAAAATCTTATTTTAGATTTAAAATTATATTTTTCTAAATTTGAAAAACAAAAAATTTCAAAATTAGAAAGAATATTTAATTTAAAAAAATCTCAGTTACGTTATATTTTGGAAAAATACAGTATCCAAGCTGAAGTTGAAAAAATAAGGCTTCATGATTTTAGGCATTCACACGCATCATATTTATTATTTATCCAAGCCGACATCACTGCCATCAGTAAACGTCTTGGACATGACAATTTACAAACTACGATAAATACTTATTCTCATTTGTATAAAGATGCTAATAAACAGCTTATGAAAAAATTAAATACTAATAATTAA
- a CDS encoding DUF3427 domain-containing protein has product MSILAKKSEPNNLINTEERNDNFLEITEYKENLEFEVLENFSDKISDFIGKNDYQKAIKFTEKQLYLLNQVFTAESEKIKIQNTDFHFELPLKRKNKDIIGSINELIINEKVKFRNFFIYLKQELSNCKKFYFIVSFIKYSGIQLLISTLDELEKQGIQGEIITSVYLNITDSKALRKLLLYKNIKVKIYNKIYNNSSESFHTKAYLFEKEKYHSAIIGSSNISQSALYSAEEWNVKLTDSSFFNIYEKSLNQFEKLWHSNEAIELTEDFIDEYEKYKKSINTQNTFDYRKTKIKQKDEFIPNSMQKRVLEKLKETRINGNKKGLVISATGTGKTYLAAMDIKQFFEIDSNNENKLFEITNEILKTPNIKFLFIAHREELLENAMNVFSRILKIDKNEFGRIYGGLKEINKSMIFASIQSLRNCYNEFKLDFFDYIIVDEFHHSMSDSYLKTLSYFQSKFLLGLTATPKRMDGKDILSLCDYNVVDEIGIKEALEEDLIVPFHYFGVNDYTINYDNIPYKNGKYNEKVLLENLLLNTRTDYIVEKINRFGFDGDKLSAVAFCQNIEHAFFMKEEFTKKGYKSAIITANTGSSDRAKILEKFKNKKIEILCVVDILNEGIDIPTINLLLFLRPTMSSTIFIQQIGRGLRKAKNKDFVTIIDFIGNHKKDYLLINYFSNEVDNKDTLFTKKEKIINEIKNQFSNIPKSCYVELDRVCQNRIIEKIEKINFNSKNILKDLYLDYKEEIGKSENEILKVSDFDTNIELFQELSLKLGSFYNVQLQFENPEILKMNKISLNSEEIEFLAYLEKKLTLVEPFTYLIINYLINNDFINPEIIINEYKNYFNIKENFQKEYVINRIFKELVEDEILEENSKNENSFIISEKYKKIFENRVEINNNKEINQKLLHLDNSQDLNLNYNFKNRLKDLIYLGLLEFKKNNDLSIFNENILIPYKKYKRVELQILLDSKVPKGSWRAGYANTDKDICLFATIDKTHILQENLKYDNSLFADDIIQWISQPKTAHTSSVGKMFINHKELGYNVHIFIRKFAFMDGNKTNPFIYLGKADYYRSSGDKPMRILWKLKQKIPQELIYELYNL; this is encoded by the coding sequence ATGAGTATTTTAGCAAAAAAATCTGAGCCAAACAATTTAATAAATACAGAAGAAAGAAATGATAATTTTTTAGAAATAACCGAATACAAGGAAAATCTGGAATTTGAAGTTCTAGAAAATTTTTCAGATAAAATTTCTGATTTTATTGGGAAAAATGATTATCAGAAAGCTATTAAATTTACTGAAAAGCAGTTGTATTTATTAAATCAGGTATTTACAGCTGAATCAGAAAAAATAAAAATTCAAAATACTGATTTTCACTTTGAGTTACCACTAAAACGAAAGAATAAAGATATAATTGGAAGTATAAACGAATTAATTATAAACGAAAAAGTAAAGTTTCGTAATTTTTTTATTTATTTAAAACAGGAATTATCAAACTGTAAAAAATTCTATTTTATTGTAAGTTTTATAAAATATTCAGGAATCCAGTTATTAATAAGTACTTTGGATGAACTCGAAAAACAAGGGATTCAAGGAGAAATTATAACATCTGTTTACTTGAATATTACAGACTCAAAGGCATTGCGAAAACTTTTGTTGTATAAAAATATAAAAGTAAAGATTTACAATAAGATTTACAATAATTCAAGCGAGAGTTTTCACACAAAAGCATATTTGTTTGAAAAGGAAAAATATCATAGTGCTATAATCGGCTCGTCTAATATTAGCCAGAGTGCCTTGTATTCGGCAGAAGAATGGAATGTGAAACTGACAGACAGCAGTTTTTTTAATATTTATGAAAAATCATTAAATCAATTTGAGAAATTATGGCACAGCAATGAAGCGATAGAATTGACAGAAGATTTTATTGATGAATATGAAAAATATAAAAAATCTATAAACACACAAAATACATTTGATTATAGAAAAACAAAAATAAAACAAAAAGATGAGTTTATTCCAAACAGTATGCAAAAAAGAGTTTTAGAGAAACTGAAAGAAACTAGAATAAACGGCAATAAAAAGGGCCTTGTAATTTCTGCAACTGGTACAGGGAAAACCTATCTTGCCGCAATGGATATAAAACAATTTTTTGAAATTGATTCTAATAATGAAAATAAATTGTTTGAAATAACTAATGAAATACTAAAAACTCCAAATATAAAATTTTTATTTATCGCTCATCGTGAAGAATTACTAGAAAATGCAATGAATGTTTTTTCGAGAATTCTTAAAATTGATAAAAATGAATTTGGAAGAATTTACGGTGGCTTAAAAGAAATTAATAAAAGCATGATTTTTGCTTCGATTCAATCATTAAGAAATTGTTACAATGAATTTAAATTGGATTTTTTTGATTATATCATAGTTGATGAATTTCATCATTCAATGTCAGACAGTTATTTAAAGACGCTATCATATTTTCAGAGTAAATTTTTGCTAGGATTGACAGCGACTCCGAAACGTATGGATGGCAAGGATATTCTTTCACTTTGTGACTATAATGTCGTGGATGAAATTGGAATAAAAGAGGCTTTGGAAGAGGATTTGATTGTGCCTTTTCATTATTTTGGTGTAAATGATTATACGATTAATTATGATAATATTCCTTATAAAAATGGGAAATATAATGAAAAAGTATTATTAGAAAATTTATTGCTGAACACACGTACAGATTATATTGTCGAAAAAATCAATAGATTTGGTTTTGATGGCGATAAATTAAGTGCTGTTGCATTTTGTCAAAATATAGAGCATGCTTTTTTTATGAAGGAAGAATTTACGAAAAAAGGTTATAAATCGGCTATAATTACGGCAAATACAGGTTCAAGCGATAGAGCGAAAATTTTGGAAAAGTTTAAAAATAAAAAAATTGAAATTTTATGCGTAGTAGATATTTTAAATGAAGGAATTGACATTCCAACAATTAATTTACTACTATTTTTACGTCCCACAATGTCTTCAACAATTTTTATACAACAAATTGGTAGAGGATTGAGAAAGGCTAAAAATAAAGATTTTGTTACAATTATTGATTTTATTGGAAATCATAAGAAAGATTATTTGCTAATAAATTATTTTTCAAATGAAGTTGATAATAAGGATACCTTATTTACTAAAAAAGAAAAAATAATAAACGAAATAAAAAATCAATTTTCAAATATCCCAAAATCCTGTTATGTGGAACTGGATAGAGTATGTCAAAACCGTATTATTGAAAAAATCGAAAAAATTAACTTTAATTCTAAAAATATTTTAAAAGACTTGTATTTAGATTATAAAGAAGAAATTGGCAAATCTGAAAATGAAATTTTAAAAGTAAGTGATTTTGATACAAATATCGAATTATTTCAAGAATTATCCTTAAAATTAGGATCATTTTATAATGTACAGTTGCAATTTGAAAATCCTGAAATTCTAAAAATGAATAAAATATCTTTAAATTCAGAAGAAATTGAATTTTTAGCATATTTAGAAAAAAAATTGACGCTTGTAGAGCCATTTACATATTTAATTATAAATTATTTGATAAATAATGATTTTATAAATCCAGAAATTATTATTAATGAATATAAAAATTATTTCAATATTAAAGAAAATTTTCAAAAAGAATACGTAATAAATCGTATTTTTAAAGAATTAGTAGAAGATGAAATTTTAGAAGAAAATTCAAAAAATGAAAATTCATTTATAATTTCTGAAAAATATAAAAAAATATTTGAAAATAGAGTTGAAATTAATAATAATAAAGAAATAAATCAAAAACTTTTACATTTAGATAACTCTCAAGACTTAAACTTAAATTATAATTTCAAAAATCGACTAAAAGATTTAATATATTTAGGATTATTAGAATTTAAGAAAAATAACGATTTATCAATCTTTAATGAAAATATTTTAATTCCATACAAAAAATATAAAAGAGTAGAACTTCAAATTTTGCTAGATTCCAAAGTGCCAAAAGGCAGCTGGAGAGCAGGTTATGCTAATACAGATAAAGATATTTGCCTTTTTGCAACAATTGATAAAACTCATATTTTGCAAGAAAATTTGAAATACGATAATTCTCTTTTTGCAGATGATATAATTCAGTGGATAAGCCAGCCTAAAACTGCCCATACTTCAAGCGTGGGAAAAATGTTTATTAACCATAAGGAATTGGGATATAATGTGCATATTTTTATAAGAAAATTTGCATTTATGGATGGGAATAAAACTAATCCGTTTATTTATTTGGGAAAAGCTGACTATTATAGAAGTTCTGGAGATAAGCCGATGAGGATTTTGTGGAAATTAAAACAGAAAATACCACAGGAACTGATATATGAATTGTATAATTTATAA
- the lepA gene encoding translation elongation factor 4, with the protein MLDQKNKRNFSIIAHIDHGKSTIADRLLEYTGTVTQREMMDQLLDSMDLEREKGITIKAQAVTLKYKARNGETYELNLIDTPGHVDFIYEVSRSLAACDGALLVVDAAQGIEAQTLANVYLALENDLEILPVINKIDLPSADPDKVKLEIEEVIGLPADDAVLVSGKTGFGIEDLLEAIIKHIPAPKGEIDSPLKALIFDSHYDDFRGVITYIRIIEGKIAKGDRIKIMSTEKEFDVLDVGIFSPKMKEVDELTVGSVGYIITGIKSIKDTQVGDTITHVKNPTSMALEGYRPALSMVFAGIYPVSTDDYEDLREALEKLQLNDASLSYVPETSLALGFGFRCGFLGLLHMEIVVERLRREFNIDLISTAPSVKYNVTPEQGEMIVIDNPAEFPEGKKYIEEPYVKGTIIVPKDYVGNVMELCQEKRGAFLNMNYLDETRTMISYDLPLAEIVIDFYDKLKSRTKGYASFEYEMIGYKESDLVKVDILVSGNPVDAFSFIAHKDNAYYRGRAIVEKLKDVIPRQQFEIPLQAALGTKIIARETIKALRKNVLAKCYGGDITRKKKLLEKQKEGKKRMKAIGNVEIPQEAFLSVLKLND; encoded by the coding sequence ATGTTGGATCAAAAAAATAAAAGAAATTTTTCGATAATAGCACATATTGATCACGGAAAATCCACTATTGCAGATAGGCTTCTAGAATATACAGGAACTGTAACACAAAGAGAAATGATGGATCAGCTGCTAGACAGTATGGATTTAGAAAGGGAAAAAGGGATAACGATTAAAGCACAGGCGGTTACATTAAAATATAAAGCTCGAAATGGGGAAACTTATGAGTTAAATTTAATTGATACGCCGGGACACGTTGACTTTATTTACGAAGTTTCAAGATCACTTGCAGCTTGTGATGGGGCCTTGCTTGTAGTTGACGCTGCACAGGGAATTGAAGCGCAAACATTGGCAAACGTGTATTTGGCTTTGGAAAATGATTTGGAGATATTGCCTGTAATAAATAAGATTGACTTGCCATCTGCGGATCCTGACAAGGTTAAACTGGAAATAGAAGAAGTTATTGGACTTCCAGCAGATGACGCTGTTCTTGTTTCTGGAAAAACTGGATTCGGAATAGAGGACTTATTGGAGGCAATTATCAAACATATTCCAGCACCTAAAGGAGAAATTGACAGTCCTTTGAAAGCATTAATTTTTGACTCGCATTATGATGATTTTAGAGGAGTTATAACGTACATTAGAATAATTGAAGGAAAAATTGCAAAAGGGGACAGAATTAAGATTATGTCTACCGAAAAGGAATTTGACGTGCTGGATGTTGGGATTTTCTCACCTAAAATGAAGGAAGTAGATGAATTGACGGTTGGCTCAGTTGGATATATTATCACTGGAATTAAGTCGATTAAGGATACACAAGTTGGGGATACAATTACGCATGTGAAAAATCCAACAAGTATGGCACTTGAAGGATACCGTCCTGCACTAAGTATGGTTTTTGCAGGAATTTATCCAGTTTCAACAGATGATTATGAAGATTTAAGGGAAGCATTGGAAAAATTGCAGTTAAATGATGCGTCGCTTTCTTATGTTCCAGAAACTTCACTTGCGTTGGGATTTGGATTCAGATGTGGATTTTTAGGGCTTTTGCACATGGAAATAGTTGTAGAAAGATTGCGTCGTGAATTTAACATTGATTTGATTTCAACAGCACCATCGGTTAAATATAATGTAACGCCTGAGCAAGGGGAAATGATTGTAATTGATAACCCTGCGGAATTTCCAGAAGGGAAAAAATATATTGAGGAGCCTTATGTAAAAGGGACAATTATCGTTCCAAAGGATTATGTCGGAAATGTGATGGAACTTTGTCAGGAAAAAAGAGGGGCGTTCCTTAATATGAATTATCTTGATGAAACTCGTACAATGATAAGCTACGACTTGCCGCTTGCAGAAATAGTAATTGATTTTTACGATAAATTAAAATCCCGTACAAAAGGTTACGCTTCATTTGAATATGAAATGATTGGATACAAGGAATCAGATTTGGTAAAAGTGGATATTTTAGTAAGCGGAAACCCAGTAGATGCCTTTTCATTCATTGCCCATAAGGATAATGCCTATTATAGAGGACGTGCAATCGTTGAAAAATTAAAAGATGTAATTCCAAGACAGCAGTTTGAAATACCGTTACAGGCTGCATTGGGTACAAAAATAATTGCAAGGGAAACAATTAAAGCACTTAGAAAGAATGTGCTTGCAAAATGTTATGGTGGAGATATTACACGTAAGAAAAAATTATTAGAAAAACAAAAAGAAGGTAAAAAACGTATGAAGGCAATTGGAAATGTCGAAATTCCGCAAGAGGCGTTTTTATCAGTATTAAAACTAAATGATTAA
- a CDS encoding M48 family metallopeptidase encodes MKKWLKLLFLATLLAVISGCTVAPITGRKQLSLVSEKSVAAEAATYYRQLINDVESKGILASNTPDGQRLKRIGNNMKTAVEQYLSEHGMEKKLSNLNWEFNLIRSDTINAFATAGGKIAFYTGIMPVLKNDAGIAYVMGHEIGHAIAGHLRERKSQNILAGITKVVTGAVVGNQIESLVSEGIRYTLLKFSRTQEYEADKYGMVFMAMAGYDPAEAIAAQERISSLAGSSKEPEFKLTHPSEPNRIAAMKKFLPEAMKYYKR; translated from the coding sequence ATGAAAAAATGGTTAAAACTTTTATTTCTGGCTACGTTATTAGCAGTGATTTCAGGTTGTACAGTCGCACCTATTACTGGAAGAAAACAGTTAAGCCTTGTAAGTGAGAAAAGTGTAGCGGCTGAAGCAGCTACGTATTATAGACAGCTTATTAATGATGTAGAGTCTAAAGGAATTTTGGCAAGCAATACGCCCGATGGTCAAAGGCTGAAAAGAATTGGAAATAACATGAAAACAGCTGTTGAGCAATATTTAAGTGAACATGGCATGGAAAAGAAACTTTCCAATTTGAATTGGGAATTTAATTTGATAAGAAGTGATACAATAAATGCCTTTGCTACAGCTGGAGGAAAAATTGCTTTTTATACTGGAATTATGCCAGTTTTAAAAAATGATGCCGGAATTGCCTATGTAATGGGGCATGAAATTGGACATGCTATCGCTGGACATCTAAGGGAACGTAAGAGCCAAAATATTCTAGCGGGAATTACGAAAGTAGTGACAGGTGCAGTAGTAGGTAATCAAATAGAGTCACTTGTTTCAGAAGGAATTCGTTATACTCTCTTAAAATTTAGCAGAACTCAGGAATATGAAGCTGATAAATATGGAATGGTATTTATGGCAATGGCCGGATATGACCCTGCTGAAGCTATAGCAGCTCAAGAAAGAATATCTTCTCTTGCTGGAAGTAGCAAGGAACCTGAATTTAAATTAACACATCCATCAGAACCTAATAGAATTGCAGCAATGAAAAAATTCTTGCCTGAAGCGATGAAATATTATAAAAGATAA
- a CDS encoding exonuclease domain-containing protein encodes MSKEIKLNKNIIFFDVETNGFQGSSVLSMSAIKVNYNSENTGEERNKWKKVSEFNRFYFRNEVRIKRGAVSINGLTDDVILSERKNIIQNTGIEYPLTFKEDMDNFFLFCQDTSHFVAHNIKFDRSFVDFPLQNQFDTMITNIDIVKVSGSSYGNYKWPKLMECANYYNIPFEESQLHGSYYDVLIMFRIFFKMMKHKTGNKRILEFLKKE; translated from the coding sequence GTGAGCAAAGAAATAAAACTAAATAAGAATATAATATTTTTTGATGTGGAAACAAATGGATTTCAGGGAAGTTCTGTTTTGTCAATGTCTGCAATAAAAGTAAATTATAATTCTGAAAATACTGGAGAAGAAAGAAATAAGTGGAAAAAAGTGTCTGAATTTAACAGATTTTATTTCAGGAACGAGGTGAGAATTAAACGAGGGGCAGTCAGCATAAACGGCTTGACAGACGATGTAATTTTAAGTGAAAGAAAAAATATTATTCAAAATACAGGAATTGAATATCCTTTGACTTTTAAGGAAGATATGGATAATTTCTTTTTATTCTGTCAGGACACAAGTCATTTTGTTGCCCATAACATAAAATTTGACAGAAGCTTCGTAGATTTCCCGCTGCAAAATCAATTTGACACAATGATAACAAATATAGACATCGTCAAAGTAAGCGGTTCTTCCTACGGAAATTACAAATGGCCAAAACTTATGGAATGTGCCAATTATTATAATATCCCATTTGAAGAAAGCCAGCTGCATGGCAGTTATTACGATGTTTTAATAATGTTTAGAATTTTCTTCAAAATGATGAAGCATAAAACTGGAAATAAACGGATTTTAGAATTTTTGAAAAAGGAATAA